GGATATTCTTAATGTTTCTCTATTTGGAATAACAGCTAAGGAGTGGCGTGATGAAAATCCGGATTTAAAAGGCAATATTAGAGATTATGCGGATATATCACAGCTTGTCTGCCTTTCTAATCTTGAGAATCTTAATGCGGTATTTATAAATGAAGGCATGAGCCAATCTGAAAGATTGGAAAAATTAAATGCAATAGCTATTGAACAAATGAAGATACTATCTGAAAGTGAATCAATTAAAAAATTGAAATAGAGTAATAATATTTGGTATATAGCGAAGGTGATTAGAGTAAAATCTAACCGCCTTTTTTGTTTGAAAAAAGAAGGAGGTAAAAATGCGAATAAATGATTTTCATAACATTTTGGAGCTAATAAAACAAGATGTTTTGTATAATGAAGCAGAATATCTGAAGCTCCTAAAAGTTGTCGGAAACAATCAAAGGTATGATTTTAGAAGTCAATTAAGTATATATGATAAAAATCCTGAAGCGACAGCCTGTGCCAAGTTCGACTACTGGAGGGAACGCTTTAACCGAACGGTTATGCGAGGGCAGAAAGGTAGCCCTATTTTAGAGGACTATGGCACATACAAGAAAGTGGACTACATATTTGATATAAGCCAGACAGTTTCAAAAAACAGGGATGTCAACGAGGTCAATCTTTGGAGATTTGATAAAGAAGCGCATCAAGATGTCTTAAAGGAAATGATAAAAAGCGAGGGCTATGAGGAAAGTGAAAGCACACTTGAAAACATCTTTTCTTTAAGCAGACTATACGGTGATGAAAAAATAGATACCTTAATGAATGAACTTAGAGTAGCGGATGAGGATAGAATATCATTTACCAAGTTTGTAAGGGACTCGGTAAGCTATGCGGTAGCTTCAAGATTTAAGTTAGATTATCCGATGGATTATGAGCTTTTAAGAGAAAATTTTCAAAGATTTGACAGCATATCCTTAATGAGCCTTGGTGAAAGTGTATCGGATATTATCGGAAAGATTATTGATGAAACCATTCAAAAAAGCAAAGAGCTTGAGCTTCAAAAAGAAGTTTTAATAGGAAAAGAAGCGGGATATAATAAAATTAAAGAAGAATTAGAGGAGGTAGAAGAAAATGTACTTCGACGAGATGATCAGGAAAGAAATGAAAACGAGCGAGTTCTCCGAAATGGAGAGTACGGACGAGATAATAGAAAAAATCAGGGAGAATACGCTAAACAGCTTGGAGGAACAGAGGGACTTTATAAGGAAGTATCCGAATCCGACCTACGCAGTGATGAGGCTGAATTACCTTTCACAGAGCGAGGAGCAGAGCCACTTCGAGATGCTTTTGGATCTATACAAGGAGAAGAAGCTGACAGGATACCTGATGGATATTCAGAAACAGGCAGTAGAGTTTATGAGAGCAGAGAAGCCGAAATTGATGGCAGCTTGGAAGATAGAGGACGAGAACAATCCGCAGTATGGGGCGATGATTTCAGCTCTCAAAGAAATGACCATCAAGGAAGTAGTGGAGATTTAAAAGACAATACGGATAAAGAGATTAGAGAAGCTGAAAAGGCTTCTTTTTCTTTACCCGAAAATTCTTATGGACAGATAAGCCTTACTATTCCGCTAACTGAGAAGGATATAGATACCGTCCTTATTGAAATCACGATGGCAGTAGGCTTCCTGTTATCGCAGAGTTTTCTAAAGGAAAAAGTAATGAAGAATTGGGAGAATACCTCAAAGATACCTTTAAAGGTGGAAACGGATTTTACATTGATGAAAGAGAAGTATCTTCCTGGTATTCGGATAAAGGTATTCATTTAGCTTATGGAACATCGGCAAGAGAGGATAATACGCAAATTTTAAGTTGGAGTGATGCAGCAAGTAGGATAAATGAACTTCTTAACAGTGGTGAGTTTGCTACAAATGTAGAACTTTTAGAGGCACAGGACTATGAAAGGGATAGAATTTCAGAATCCTTATGGTATCTAACGCACGATTTAAGCGAAGAAGGTCAAGGACAGGGATATTTTAAAATCTTAAAAATAAGCGGAGGAGGCTTTCCGGAAGAAACGAAAAGACTATCTGAGGCATTAAAAAATCCTGAATATCTAAAGGAAACAATCAAAGAATACAGCAGGTTTTTAGCAGGATATAAAGAAAATAGAGATGTACTAAGATTTCACTATCACAAGGTAGATAGCCTTTATCAGAGATTACAGGAACTTGAGCTGCCACGAAAGGAATATAGTACCAATCTGACAGAGCATCCTAAAGTAAAATCCTTTATTACAGAAGATGAAGTCAAAGCTACTATTTCAAGAGGAAGCAGAATAGATAAGGGAAAAGAGCGAATCACAAAATTTTTCAAAGAAAACCATACGCTTCAAGAAAAAGCTAACTTCTTAAAAGATGAGTATGGCATCGGGGGAAGCTCTCATGCTGTTTCAGGGGCAATGGGAAGCGATGAATGGCACGATGCGAAGGGACTTAAATTACAGAAGAATAATTGTAATGATGTGTTTCTTACTTGGTCAAGTGTAACAAAGCATATCGATGAGCTGTTTTCTAAAAATCTCTATATTGAAGAAACAAAAATAGGAAGTAAGGCAGAGATAGAAGGACCGCAATATTATTCCAAAGACAATCCTGAAAACTTAATGACGGATGAAATGCTTGAAAGAGTGCCTGAGCTTTATGCACAGGAAGATGTATCTTTAGCAGATAAGCAAGTTCATGCTGCATATATCATTCCGTTTAGAAGCAATTGGACTTGGTATATGACAGAATACGATAGGGAAAGTGGAGATGCCTTTGGACTTGTACTTGGTATTGAACCTGAATGGGGATATTTCAATCTTGAAGAATTGAAAGAATTAAATGCCCAAAGGCTTATTTTAGAAGATTTTCCAAAGACCTTTAGAGAACTTAAAGATACGGAACTTATTAAGCAGATGGATGAGCAGGAGCTTCAGTCAGTCTTTAACGGAGAACTTAGTTTTGAAGAAGAAACAGAGCTTGAAGTACCTGAAGAAGTAGAAGAAAGAATAGCTGCAACACCTGTTCAGGGAACACTATTTGATTACCTCAAAGAAAGAGAAGAAGTAGAGCTTAATGAAAAAGAGGAAAGCCTTGCAGATGAATTTGCAGTTAAAACAGGCGATACCGTATATTTCAACCATGAAGAATACACTGTAAGGGAGATTTCTAAAAACCAAATCACAAGAAGAAATGATTTATGGATTGATCCGGCAAGAAGTGGAAATCATCAAATCCCCATTGTAGCCTTTGAAGATAATGAGGACTTATTAAAGCAGGTAAGTCTTGAAAGACCTAACTTTATTGTTGGAGATGAAGTTAAATATAAGGATAAAAACTATACCATCACACGCTTTGATGATATGGGAAATAACCTAAAGACAATAACAGTCAAGGACAATACCGAATATCTTGGCGGTATGATAACAGGCTCCGATGTAATTCCTTATCGTTTTGAAAGCGACCTTGATAAGCTATTTGAAAATCTAAACTATACGAAACTTGAAAAAACTATTGAGGAAGTAGAAATAAAGAAAACGGAAGCACATAACTTTAAAATTACAGAAGAAACCTTACCCGAAAAGCTATCTCCAAGCGAAAGGTTAAATAATAACCTTGAGGAAATTTCTATGCTTAATCGTGTAGAGAGTGGAGAAAGGGAACTTGACAGTTCAGCTCAGGAAGTTTTAGCGAAGTATGTAGGCTGGGGTGGACTATCTGAAGTCTTTGATGAAAGCAGAGAAGGTCAGTGGAAAGAGGCAAGGAGCTTCTTAAAAGAAAACTTATCACAATCTGAATATGAAGCTGCTAAGGAATCGACCTTAACGGCTTTTTATACGCCTAAAACAGTCATTGACAGTATTTATTCTACCCTGTCAGGTACGGGATTTAAGAGTGGAAATATCCTTGAGCCAAGTATGGGCATTGGAAACTTTATCGGAAATCTTCCTGATGAAATGAACAAGTCAAAGTTTTATGGTGTTGAGCTTGACTCTGTAAGTGGTCGCATAGGAAAACTTCTATACCCTGAAAGTGATATACAGATTAAGGGGCTGGAAGAAACTTCCTTTTCCAATAACTTCTTTGATGCGGTTATCGGTAATGTTCCATTTGGAGAATATAAGGTAAATGACAGGGAGTATAACAAAAATAACTTCCTTATCCATGATTATTTCTTTGCCAAGTCCATTGATAAAGTCAGAAACGGCGGCATTATCGCCTTTATCACATCAAGTGGAACAATGGATAAAAAGGACGAAAGTGTAAGACGCTATCTTACAGCAAGAGCAGAGTTTTTAGGGGCAATCAGACTTCCAAATGATACCTTTAAGGGAGTTGCCGGAACGGAAGTAACATCGGACATTATTTTCCTAAAGAAAAGAGATAGTATCAGAGAAAGGGATGAGGACTGGATACACCTTGCTGAAGATGAAAATGGTCTTACCTATAACAAATATTTTGTAGATCATCCTGAACAGGTACTCGGCACAATGCGTGAAGTTTCAGGAAGATTTGGAAACACACTTGCGTGCCTGCCGAAAGAAAATGCCGACTTAAAAGAGCTTCTGACAAAAGCAAGTGAAGAAATATCCAAAGGATCAACTTATGAAGAAATAGAGCTTTTAGATGATAAAATCACTTCAATTCCTGCAACGGATGATGTCAAGAACTTTTCCTATACCGTTATTGATGGTGAAGTCTATTACAGAGAAAACTCACTTTTCGTAAAGAAAGAAGTAACGGAGAAAAATAAGGAAAAGATTAAGGACTATCTTGAACTGAATACTGCCCTTAAAGATGTTATCTATAAGCAGAAAGAGGATTTTTCTGATGATGAGGTAAAGAAAGCTCAAGAAAAGCTCAATGAAGTCTATGACAACTTTTCAAAGAAGCATGGCTTTATAAATAATTTAAGCAATACCAGAGCCTTAAAAGAGGATAGCAATTTCCCACTTGTTTCCTCCATAGAAATCCTTGATGAAGAAGAAAATTTTAATGCAAAGGGCGATATTTTCAGTAAGAGAACCATCACAAAGGCAAAGATAATCGACCATGTAGATACTTCTCTTGAAGCTCTTGTGCTATCTATGTCTGAAAAAGGTTATGTGGACTTTGACTATATGGGAAGTCTTACAGGAAAAGACAGACCAACGTTGATAGAAGAATTAAGGGGAGAAATCTACTTAAATATTAGAGAAGAACAAAACTTTTATAGACCGTTATCCTTTAACCTCGAAGATGGGGATTTACCTTTTGCCTGTGCAAATGGCAGCAATTCATATAAATATGGTTATGTAACAAAAGACGAGTACCTATCAGGAAATATCAGAGATAAGATTGCGATTGTTGACAGTTATCTATCAAAAATTAGACAAACAGAAAGAGAACTACCTCATCTTGGATATGCGGAAGATGGCAAAGAAAAAGAACTGATAAGCTATGAGATGAACCGATTGGAATACCAAAAGGCAGAGCTTACCAAAGTTTTACCAAAGGAGCTTGAAGCAAGTGAGATAAATGTTCGTCTTGGAGCAACTTGGATACCGATAAAAGATATTGAAAAGTTTATCTTTGAAACACTGAAAACTCCGGGCTGGGCAAGATGGGATATTAAGGTTAAATTTTCAAATCTCACAAGCGAATGGAATATTGAGGGGAAAAGCAAGGACAGAGGAAATGACCTTGCTGAAATGACCTACGGCACCTCAAGGGTAAATGCCTATAAGCTGATTGAAGATGCCTTGAATCTTAAAGAAACAAAGGTATTTGATCAGATTGTAAATCCTGATGGCTCCAAAACTTCTGTGCTAAATAAAAAAGAAACGCTTCTTGCAGGGCAGAAACAGGAGCTTCTAAAGGAAGAATTTAAGAACTGGATATTTAACGATCAGGAAAGAAGAAATAGGCTTGCAAAGCTATATAACGAGCGTTTTAATTCAATCCGTAACAGAGAATATGATGGAAGCAACCTGTCTTTTGAGGGAATGAATACGAAAATAGAGCTTAGACCTCATCAGAAAAATGCTATTGCAAGAAGTTTGTATGGAGGAAATACCCTGCTTGCCCATGTGGTGGGAAGCGGCAAGACTTTTGAAATGGTAGCTTTTGCAATGGAATCTAAAAGGCTTGGGATGTGTTCCAAGTCTTTATTTGTTGTACCGAATCACTTAACAGGTCAAATTGGCAGAGAGTTTATGCAGTTATATCCGTCAGCTAACATTATGGTGGCAGATAAAAAAGACTTTGAGCCGAAAAACAGAAAAAGGTTCATAGGAAGAATTGCTACTGGTGAATATGATGCGGTTGTAATTGGGCATACGCAATTTGAAAAAATTCCGATGAGTAAGGAATATCAGGAAAAGCATATTCAGGATCAGATTGATGAAATCATAAACTATGTTGAGGAATATAAGCATGATAGAAATCAGAATTTTACAGTTAAAGAGTTGCAAAAAACAAGAAAAAAATTAGAAGCAAGGCTTGAAAAACTAAATGATGATTTCAAAAAAGATGATGTCATTACCTTTGAAGAGCTTGGCGTGGATAAACTTATTGTCGATGAAGCTCACAACTACAAGAATCTTTATCTTTATACGAAGATGAGGAATGTAGCAGGCATTGGGCAGTCGGAAGCATTTAAGTCCTCCGATATGTTTATGAAGTGTAGATATATGGATGAAATACGGGTGGAAAAGGTATTGTATTTGCCACAGGAACGCCTGTATCAAATTCCATGACAGAGCTTTATACCATGCAGCGTTATCTTCAGTATGAAAGCCTAAAGAAAAACGGATTGAAGCATTTCGATTCATTGGCTTCTACCTTTGGAGAAACATAGTCAGCTTTTGAACTTTCTCCTGAGGGAACC
The genomic region above belongs to Streptobacillus moniliformis DSM 12112 and contains:
- a CDS encoding DEAD/DEAH box helicase family protein; its protein translation is MGEYLKDTFKGGNGFYIDEREVSSWYSDKGIHLAYGTSAREDNTQILSWSDAASRINELLNSGEFATNVELLEAQDYERDRISESLWYLTHDLSEEGQGQGYFKILKISGGGFPEETKRLSEALKNPEYLKETIKEYSRFLAGYKENRDVLRFHYHKVDSLYQRLQELELPRKEYSTNLTEHPKVKSFITEDEVKATISRGSRIDKGKERITKFFKENHTLQEKANFLKDEYGIGGSSHAVSGAMGSDEWHDAKGLKLQKNNCNDVFLTWSSVTKHIDELFSKNLYIEETKIGSKAEIEGPQYYSKDNPENLMTDEMLERVPELYAQEDVSLADKQVHAAYIIPFRSNWTWYMTEYDRESGDAFGLVLGIEPEWGYFNLEELKELNAQRLILEDFPKTFRELKDTELIKQMDEQELQSVFNGELSFEEETELEVPEEVEERIAATPVQGTLFDYLKEREEVELNEKEESLADEFAVKTGDTVYFNHEEYTVREISKNQITRRNDLWIDPARSGNHQIPIVAFEDNEDLLKQVSLERPNFIVGDEVKYKDKNYTITRFDDMGNNLKTITVKDNTEYLGGMITGSDVIPYRFESDLDKLFENLNYTKLEKTIEEVEIKKTEAHNFKITEETLPEKLSPSERLNNNLEEISMLNRVESGERELDSSAQEVLAKYVGWGGLSEVFDESREGQWKEARSFLKENLSQSEYEAAKESTLTAFYTPKTVIDSIYSTLSGTGFKSGNILEPSMGIGNFIGNLPDEMNKSKFYGVELDSVSGRIGKLLYPESDIQIKGLEETSFSNNFFDAVIGNVPFGEYKVNDREYNKNNFLIHDYFFAKSIDKVRNGGIIAFITSSGTMDKKDESVRRYLTARAEFLGAIRLPNDTFKGVAGTEVTSDIIFLKKRDSIRERDEDWIHLAEDENGLTYNKYFVDHPEQVLGTMREVSGRFGNTLACLPKENADLKELLTKASEEISKGSTYEEIELLDDKITSIPATDDVKNFSYTVIDGEVYYRENSLFVKKEVTEKNKEKIKDYLELNTALKDVIYKQKEDFSDDEVKKAQEKLNEVYDNFSKKHGFINNLSNTRALKEDSNFPLVSSIEILDEEENFNAKGDIFSKRTITKAKIIDHVDTSLEALVLSMSEKGYVDFDYMGSLTGKDRPTLIEELRGEIYLNIREEQNFYRPLSFNLEDGDLPFACANGSNSYKYGYVTKDEYLSGNIRDKIAIVDSYLSKIRQTERELPHLGYAEDGKEKELISYEMNRLEYQKAELTKVLPKELEASEINVRLGATWIPIKDIEKFIFETLKTPGWARWDIKVKFSNLTSEWNIEGKSKDRGNDLAEMTYGTSRVNAYKLIEDALNLKETKVFDQIVNPDGSKTSVLNKKETLLAGQKQELLKEEFKNWIFNDQERRNRLAKLYNERFNSIRNREYDGSNLSFEGMNTKIELRPHQKNAIARSLYGGNTLLAHVVGSGKTFEMVAFAMESKRLGMCSKSLFVVPNHLTGQIGREFMQLYPSANIMVADKKDFEPKNRKRFIGRIATGEYDAVVIGHTQFEKIPMSKEYQEKHIQDQIDEIINYVEEYKHDRNQNFTVKELQKTRKKLEARLEKLNDDFKKDDVITFEELGVDKLIVDEAHNYKNLYLYTKMRNVAGIGQSEAFKSSDMFMKCRYMDEIRVEKVLYLPQERLYQIP